In Zingiber officinale cultivar Zhangliang chromosome 8B, Zo_v1.1, whole genome shotgun sequence, a single genomic region encodes these proteins:
- the LOC122014163 gene encoding uncharacterized protein LOC122014163 — protein sequence MLYVALVAISLDGSLMATIDVTIPEEKLGGLVCLKYWTRGSLVAEYLLSTVIYEPHSDAQVSSLAFRPGHNMAVTSSYGGDFKVWVHGSHADRNNESIQRTGWRCQSVGSYKY from the exons ATG CTATATGTGGCTCTTGTAGCCATTTCTCTTGATGGCTCCTTAATGGCTACCATTGATGTGACAATTCCTGAAGAAAAATTAGGGGGTTTGGTTTGTCTAAAATACTGGACTCGTGGTTCCCTAGTGGCAGAGTACTTATTATCCACTGTCATATATGAGCCTCACAG TGATGCTCAAGTTTCATCTCTTGCATTTCGCCCTGGACACAACATGGCTGTCACATCATCTTATGGTGGTGATTTTAAG GTTTGGGTTCATGGTTCTCATGCCGACAGAAATAATGAATCAATCCAGAGAACTGGTTGGAGATGCCAATCTGTTGGTTCATACAAGTATTAA
- the LOC122014510 gene encoding uncharacterized protein LOC122014510, with amino-acid sequence MAAQFQTLLLSSSSSRPFHAALLAHPLGLSLSTSALAPWAIATTDQRTLHQVLPLTLEEWTESDIDSMIEVGGNSYANSIYEAFLPKGHRKPKPDSSPSMSCKIS; translated from the exons ATGGCTGCCCAATTCCAAACCCTTCTCctgtcttcctcctcttctcgccCTTTCCACGCTGCCCTCCTAGCCCATCCCCTCGGTCTCTCCCTTTCGACCTCAGCGCTCGCCCCATGGGCAATCGCTACTACAGATCAGAGAACCCTGCATCAG GTGCTGCCTTTGACATTAGAAGAATGGACTGAAAGCGACATTGATTCCATGATTGAAGTGGGCGGCAATTCATATGCCAACTCAATATATGAGGCTTTTCTTCCTAAAGGGCATCGAAAACCTAAACCAGATTCAA GTCCAAGTATGAGTTGTAAGATTTCCTAA
- the LOC122014164 gene encoding uncharacterized protein LOC122014164, whose amino-acid sequence MKGRGGNGGNVGAPADLLVCFPSRAHLALMPKPICSPSRPADLAGKRHRAARGHVSPLFKTKTKSMSSEEVIDEPTSPKVTCAGQIKVRSKSRPRPPPAEQKNWIAVVEEIERMHEHRNKKAHHWLDAVSLKKDVMHLVGALRGFRFNMRCFGAFHGAVDCTTDEEDGEEEEEEEDEKEEAESSTESGTVFSKWDKTSSRSNGFSWAFKLSLTVPFYAME is encoded by the exons atgaaaggaagaggaggaaatggCGGCAACGTTGGAGCTCCGGCCGACCTCCTCGTCTGCTTCCCATCCCGAGCACACTTGGCCTTGATGCCGAAGCCAATATGTAGCCCTTCTCGGCCGGCGGACTTGGCTGGGAAGCGGCATCGTGCCGCTCGCGGCCACGTTAGCCCGCTGTTCAAGACCAAGACCAAGAGCATGAGCTCGGAGGAGGTCATCGACGAGCCGACTTCGCCCAAGGTCACCTGCGCCGGGCAGATCAAGGTCCGGAGCAAGTCCCGGCCGCGCCCACCACCGGCTGAGCAGAAGAACTGGATCGCGGTGGTGGAGGAAATCGAGAGGATGCACGAGCACCGGAACAAGAAGGCGCATCACTGGCTCGACGCCGTTAGCCTTAAGAAGGACGTCATGCACTTGGTCGGCGCTCTCCGCGGCTTCCGCTTCAATATGCGGTGCTTCGGTGCGTTCCACGGCGCTGTGGACTGCACCACCGATGAGGAAGacggcgaggaggaggaggaggaggaggacgagaaGGAGGAGGCCGAGAGCAGCACCGAGTCGGGAACTGTGTTCTCTAAGTG GGACAAGACGTCGAGCAGGAGTAATGGTTTCAGCTGGGCTTTTAAGCTGTCACTGACGGTGCCTTTTTATGCTATGGAATGA